One window of Nicotiana tomentosiformis chromosome 11, ASM39032v3, whole genome shotgun sequence genomic DNA carries:
- the LOC104118218 gene encoding carboxylesterase 15-like — protein sequence MEDSTSAVQPHEVEECRGVLRVYSDGTIVRSSKPSFEVPIQDDGSVLWKDVVFDAMHNLQLRLYKPALATSATKLPIFYYIHGGGFCIGSRTWPNCQNYCFKLASELQAVVISPDYRLAPENRLPAAIEDGYMAVKWLQDQAVSNEPDTWLTDVADFSRVFISGDSAGGNIAHNLAIRLRVGSIELAPVRVRGYVYLLPFFGGTTRTKFEAEGPKEAFLNIELIDRFWRLSVPIGETTDHPLVNPFGPNSPDLEKIDLDPILVIVGGCDLLKDRAEDYAKRLKECGKKIEYVEFEGQQHGFFTIYPNSKPSKKLMLTIKKFIRDNSS from the exons ATGGAGGACAGTACTAGTGCAGTTCAGCCACATGAAGTGGAAGAATGTAGAGGTGTTCTTAGGGTGTATAGTGATGGAACTATAGTAAGATCAAGTAAGCCAAGTTTTGAAGTACCAATACAAGATGATGGCTCAGTTCTTTGGAAAGATGTTGTATTTGACGCCATGCATAACCTTCAACTCCGGCTCTACAAGCCGGCTTTGGCCACTTCGGCCACTAAGCTGCCCATCTTCTACTACATTCATGGGGGCGGCTTTTGCATCGGCTCACGGACGTGGCCAAATTGCCAAAATTATTGTTTCAAGCTAGCTTCTGAGCTCCAAGCCGTGGTTATCTCCCCCGACTATCGGTTGGCTCCTGAGAACCGGCTCCCAGCTGCCATTGAAGATGGTTACATGGCTGTGAAATGGCTACAAGATCAAGCCGTGTCTAATGAGCCTGACACGTGGCTTACAGATGTTGCTGACTTTAGCCGAGTGTTTATTTCAGGTGACTCAGCCGGTGGCAACATCGCGCATAATTTGGCAATTCGGCTTAGAGTTGGATCAATCGAGCTGGCGCCGGTTCGAGTTAGAGGTTATGTATATTTGCTTCCTTTCTTTGGAGGGACTACAAGGACAAAGTTTGAAGCTGAGGGACCTAAAGAAGCTTTTTTAAACATTGAGCTCATTGACAG GTTTTGGAGGCTATCAGTACCAATAGGGGAAACAACTGACCATCCACTTGTGAACCCATTTGGGCCCAACAGCCCAGACTTGGAAAAGATTGATCTTGACCCAATTCTTGTAATTGTTGGGGGATGTGATCTTCTTAAAGACAGAGCTGAAGACTATGCAAAGAGATTGAAGGAATGTGGAAAGAAGATTGAATATGTGGAGTTTGAAGGACAACAACATGGTTTTTTCACTATTTATCCTAATTCAAAGCCTTCCAAGAAGTTGATGCTCACTATCAAGAAGTTCATTCGAGACAATTCTTCTTAA